The nucleotide sequence TCCCATAAGCGATAATATTAAAACTTTAGGAACAAAAGTTAAGCTCTGATCATTTAAATGTGTAATAGCTTGAATTATGCTTATAGCTATTCCAATTATCATAGTAATCAACAAAAATGGAATTGATATTTTGAATCCTGTAACCAACGCTTTTCTTATTACTGAAATTGCCAAATTTTGACTCATCAAACACCTCCAAAGCTCATAAATAATGATTTAATTACAAGTCTCCAACCATCTACAAGTACAATGAGAAGTATTTTAAACGGAAGTGATATTATCGCAGGTGAAACCATCATCATCCCCATAGCCATAAGTATACTAGCAACAACCATGTCAATTATCAAAAATGGAATAAATATCAAAAATCCAATTTG is from Candidatus Arthromitus sp. SFB-rat-Yit and encodes:
- a CDS encoding flagellar biosynthetic protein FliQ, producing MSQNLAISVIRKALVTGFKISIPFLLITMIIGIAISIIQAITHLNDQSLTFVPKVLILSLMGLMMAPFVIKQMVKFTNEMFNIVQKITTG